A segment of the Babesia microti strain RI chromosome II, complete genome genome:
GCGTAAATACGAATTATTTGGTAACtaccaaaataatttaaactCAGCaggttaaaattgtttgagaTGGGCTACTAGCGATCCATGCTCGCAATATTCCTGCCTACTAATCCACATGTCATGGAAGCTTGGCATGGATGCCAAAATTGATCCTCCAAGCCAGCTAGAAAAGCTACGTTCACTATTTCTAGGAGGTGAAGATATCTTGAGCCTCGTCCACATCATCACAGTTTCGTCGTTCGGTATGAAACTAGACATTTCGTTCACCAGTCGTTCTTGTAGACCTATGTCAGccttttcaattattttgtgaACATTTTTGGTAGCTAAACCGAACATAACACCATTTAAGATATAATAGTTGTTAAATAAGTATTAAATAACAGCTATAAATTAgacaataaattttaaataaaaacacaaatatttaatggattcaattaaacatatatttgaGTGATCATTATAcagtaaaattttgtatcatttttttaaagaaaaaacattgcaaaataaaacatttaaccaataaatttgttgatacaatttaccaatgtgaaattatcaataaacagattatatagatatatcTAATTCATGGCATATATAGACAATATATAAGGTGCGATGAAACAGTTAAACGaaacataaaaattgtaccTGTTGTAGACGTAAGCCCTCCAGTTATGAAAATGTTTGCGATTAAATCTCTGCGATATAAATCTTCTATctgataatttacaaagTCCACTATTTGCGTATGGAGCCCCTTGTATGTATGTCCATTTGGGTCGCTTATTCCAAATTCTCGCATCAATTCAGTACTATCTGTGAATATCAACTCTCCAACCTGGTTCATTTGCCATACCTACCGAGTAAGTTAGATTGGTAACATCGATATTGGTACCATCTGGCAGTGTATGTGTTATGTTGGACAATTTCTTGATGTTCAATCCTTCTATTGAAGAGTTGTAGTTAGGCTTAATTTGTGATACACCACATAAAGTTTCACGAAGCTCCTTTACTAGTCCATGTACATAAACGTTATGCAATTGATTTCCATTGTTGTGGCAATTTGAAAGTATTGCCTGATCATAACCCTTAGCCACCAAATTATGATTGAGCAAATCCTCACAATTACCATCTAAAACCATGTTGGCGAAGCAAAAGTCAAGATAATTACCAGAAACGCAACTCTCTACCACAGAATTGCCTGTTAATAACCGTCCATTAGAAACCGCTGCAAGTGAATTCAACCTAGCGcccaaatcaattattaaagcAGTCAATCTGCCAGTGGAAAAGGCAGATAGTACAGCTGATTTGCTAAAATATACCCCTGGACTTCCGTAATTCTCAAATAAAACTTCGGTAAAGTTTTCCCGGTAGTGCTTACAATCAACATTCGGTTCACACAACATCAGTGGCTTATTGGACAATTCACTAGCATTAGACTCACAATTGATGGAATCCAAACAGCTTAATTTGGAATCTATCAGATTTAAAGACTTACAAACAGAGTTTGCATTGAACTCCAGTTGATCAGTGCCCCAAACCAACCTATTTACTGCGGCAGATTGATTGTTTACATTAAGAGCTCCATTTTGGAATTCTAACAAATGATATTCATTATCTATTTGTAGGAGATACGAAGGTATTATGGCATCAGGAGTATCTTTACCGTATTGACCATATTTAATAGTACTTGCACCCACGTCTGCTACTATGGCACCGACGTAGGTATCACCAAAGTACATACTGACACACCACATATCACTATagcaataatttaatacttGTAATGCAgactaataaatatttaatcaaccatttaaattaaaaatagttatGCAAATGACGGCTATCATTTGGACATCAATTAGAATGCTTGAGGAGATCCTCTTCCACCTCAGACTGAAAGAGTTTCTTTATAGTTTCTGCTCGCCTCTTTGCGAACTCAACTGCCTTATTATACTCATCGGGCCTAATCACCGGTACCCAATCTTCGCTGTAGGCGTTGGAGAAATCGTTTATATCGTCTACATCAAAGCCTGCTGCCTTCATCTTATCAATATTTCTCTGGTCTCTTCGTTTCCTATATAAGCTTAATCATAATGAATGTACATTATTGATGACactaattttatacaatcaatttaacgctcattatttgcaaatggTACCGAGTAGACACTAAAATACCTTGCATATATGATACAATCACcaatttaaacatttaagcattatattttcaaataaatattacgACTCATGTGCATACAGTCACAACAATCGAATAATTTCATCCACTAATCTTAACACGATATCATggaaatataattaatggtacgtgtaaatgaatttatatgtaaaataaacaattatcgACTAATTAATACATGTGAAGTGAAATAAACCAATTTCATAGTTATATAAGCAATAGTTTACGATTATTTATGAATTAATGAATAACTACACATCTGTTTACGCTtaaaatatgcaatatGAACTTAACATAGATATCAActagtatatatgtaaacAGATTTACATAAACAAAGACAAatccattatttttaacttAATACATTACATTTCTAGGTTATATGTTggtttataatttaataaaacGTACCTGTAGGCCTCCAACTCCTTCTCATATAACTCCTTCTGGGAGTATGGAAGATCTTGTATAATAGAATATTCCCTGAGCTTAAGCAGCACCCTTGTCATATTCATGGTGCGCCAATACAGTAATCTTATACTTTTCAAGCTCCTCTCTGGATATAAACCACACTGATGCACTTTTTTGTGCAACCCCATGAACTTTTTTAGTAATTCCCTCTTATATCTAAAGTCCAATAATCGTGTATGTCTTTGTAGTATATAACATGCAGTCACTAAATCTTCCTTCTCGACAGCTGTAGCAAAATCTTGATTTACCTGATTGTACTGTTCCTTAGTGTACCTAAGGGGACGCGACATCAAGGGATTTATTCGTTTTATATCAATgtgatttttaaattttagcCGTGTAGATAAATGCTTTGGTGGcttcaatttttgaaagtTCCACAAAGCTCTCTCGAGCTTTTTACGTTTCGCCTCAATCATCCTGCGCTGAAGTGTCAAAGCCTTATCAAACTTAATTTCAGCAGGTAAATCGGCTAATGATCCCATTAACTCTACGTAGCTCGGATGCTCCTCAATTGGAGCCTTTTCACCCTTGTAAAAATCTCTCTTCTGTGGGTTCGGCACTGGATCTCCTGGGACTTTCCCGTCTACCAAATTATGATACCTACAAGTCTCCGTTGGCAGTTGGTGGATAACATGTTGTAAAACATATCGGCCAACTAGGAACCTTAATTGCtcatcaattttttcaattttcaaATCCGGATACTTGAGCACCTTTTTCAAAACAAATGGCAGCGAATTGACCAGTTTATGACAGTCCACCCGGGTTAGCACATTTGGATTATCCCTTAATATGCGATAGATAGTGTGGAAATCATCCTGCCTAAAAAAATAATCCAACTGCTTAAGTAGTACTTTGCGGTCGTAGATTCTGCCATAGAGATTATCTATATTCTCAATATTAATGCCAGGGATGGAGCTGAGCCTCGTGTTGTAGTTGATGAATGAGGGGTCGTGTGAACGTAGTATATTTTCATAGTCAAGAAAGACCTGCTTCTTCAGTACGTCCTTGGATAAAACAGGTGTGGTGATGATCGGCTTCGCATAACACTGCCAACTATTACGTGCGAAGTTGTTGCTCACGAATCCGTAATAGTTAGTGCGGAAATTACTGCGATATAAAGGATGAGTATATTTTAAACGCGTTAATTTGGTTCTTACGTTACTAAAAAATAGCGCTATCGTACATATGATGTAAAACAAG
Coding sequences within it:
- a CDS encoding Actin-related protein 4 (overlaps_old_locusTagID:BBM_II00460), which gives rise to MWCVSMYFGDTYVGAIVADVGASTIKYGQYGKDTPDAIIPSYLLQIDNEYHLLEFQNGALNVNNQSAAVNRLVWGTDQLEFNANSVCKSLNLIDSKLSCLDSINCESNASELSNKPLMLCEPNVDCKHYRENFTEVLFENYGSPGVYFSKSAVLSAFSTGRLTALIIDLGARLNSLAAVSNGRLLTGNSVVESCVSGNYLDFCFANMVLDGNCEDLLNHNLVAKGYDQAILSNCHNNGNQLHNVYVHGLVKELRETLCGVSQIKPNYNSSIEGLNIKKLSNITHTLPDGTNIDVTNLTYSVGELIFTDSTELMREFGISDPNGHTYKGLHTQIVDFVNYQIEDLYRRDLIANIFITGGLTSTTGLQERLVNEMSSFIPNDETVMMWTRLKISSPPRNSERSFSSWLGGSILASMPSFHDMWISRQEYCEHGSLVAHLKQF
- a CDS encoding conserved Plasmodium protein, unknown function (overlaps_old_locusTagID:BBM_II00465) — encoded protein: MCSNLQCLFYIICTIALFFSNVRTKLTRLKYTHPLYRSNFRTNYYGFVSNNFARNSWQCYAKPIITTPVLSKDVLKKQVFLDYENILRSHDPSFINYNTRLSSIPGINIENIDNLYGRIYDRKVLLKQLDYFFRQDDFHTIYRILRDNPNVLTRVDCHKLVNSLPFVLKKVLKYPDLKIEKIDEQLRFLVGRYVLQHVIHQLPTETCRYHNLVDGKVPGDPVPNPQKRDFYKGEKAPIEEHPSYVELMGSLADLPAEIKFDKALTLQRRMIEAKRKKLERALWNFQKLKPPKHLSTRLKFKNHIDIKRINPLMSRPLRYTKEQYNQVNQDFATAVEKEDLVTACYILQRHTRLLDFRYKRELLKKFMGLHKKVHQCGLYPERSLKSIRLLYWRTMNMTRVLLKLREYSIIQDLPYSQKELYEKELEAYRKRRDQRNIDKMKAAGFDVDDINDFSNAYSEDWVPVIRPDEYNKAVEFAKRRAETIKKLFQSEVEEDLLKHSN